A single region of the Ziziphus jujuba cultivar Dongzao chromosome 10, ASM3175591v1 genome encodes:
- the LOC107412258 gene encoding uncharacterized protein LOC107412258 isoform X4, translated as MKKFIYRTKEDVEFRWKMLSDIQIRTKALVLNFSSLPSPSRQGSLPIVETKTDCNEALDGLKLSSSKEDLELLKPLISEDVTFGQVEIKPSNSHTSWKAFWKTCGTICVVLWVTAFLFGLLFLCMAL; from the exons aTGAAGAAG TTCATTTACAGAACCAAAGAGGATGTGGAATTTCGTTGGAAAATGCTGTCAGATATCCAGATAAGAACAAAAGCACTAGTTctcaatttttcttcattacCATCCCCAAGTAG GCAAGGAAGCTTACCGATCGTAGAAACCAAAACAGATTGCAATGAAGCACTAG ATGGTCTGAAGCTTTCATCATCTAAAGAGGATCTAGAGCTTCTCAAACCTCTTATT TCCGAGGATGTAACTTTTGGTCAAGTGGAG ATTAAACCGTCCAATTCTCACACTTCTTGGAAAGCATTTTGGAAGACTTGCGGGACAATTTGCGTGGTTTTGTGGGTGACTGCATTTCTATTTGGCTTACTCTTCCTCTGCATGGCTTTATAA
- the LOC107412258 gene encoding uncharacterized protein LOC107412258 isoform X2: MGWQSLVMDAWIREAEEASKLVEDLENKYKNKNPEQWRLRDAGLSKLLELGVKLDRLESLLRNPPTKPVLTKEDVEFRWKMLSDIQIRTKALVLNFSSLPSPSRQGSLPIVETKTDCNEALDGLKLSSSKEDLELLKPLIQIKPSNSHTSWKAFWKTCGTICVVLWVTAFLFGLLFLCMAL; encoded by the exons atggGTTGGCAGTCTCTGGTAATGGATGCATGGATTAGAGAAGCAGAGGAGGCTTCTAAGTTGGTGGAAGATTTAGAAAACAAATACAAGAACAAAAACCCAGAACAATGGAGACTCAGAGACGCTGGTTTATCCAAGCTTTTGGAGCTTGGAGTGAAGCTTGATCGCCTTGAATCACTCCTGCGCAACCCACCTACAAAACCCGTCTT AACCAAAGAGGATGTGGAATTTCGTTGGAAAATGCTGTCAGATATCCAGATAAGAACAAAAGCACTAGTTctcaatttttcttcattacCATCCCCAAGTAG GCAAGGAAGCTTACCGATCGTAGAAACCAAAACAGATTGCAATGAAGCACTAG ATGGTCTGAAGCTTTCATCATCTAAAGAGGATCTAGAGCTTCTCAAACCTCTTATT CAGATTAAACCGTCCAATTCTCACACTTCTTGGAAAGCATTTTGGAAGACTTGCGGGACAATTTGCGTGGTTTTGTGGGTGACTGCATTTCTATTTGGCTTACTCTTCCTCTGCATGGCTTTATAA
- the LOC107412258 gene encoding uncharacterized protein LOC107412258 isoform X1, giving the protein MGWQSLVMDAWIREAEEASKLVEDLENKYKNKNPEQWRLRDAGLSKLLELGVKLDRLESLLRNPPTKPVLTKEDVEFRWKMLSDIQIRTKALVLNFSSLPSPSRQGSLPIVETKTDCNEALDGLKLSSSKEDLELLKPLISEDVTFGQVEIKPSNSHTSWKAFWKTCGTICVVLWVTAFLFGLLFLCMAL; this is encoded by the exons atggGTTGGCAGTCTCTGGTAATGGATGCATGGATTAGAGAAGCAGAGGAGGCTTCTAAGTTGGTGGAAGATTTAGAAAACAAATACAAGAACAAAAACCCAGAACAATGGAGACTCAGAGACGCTGGTTTATCCAAGCTTTTGGAGCTTGGAGTGAAGCTTGATCGCCTTGAATCACTCCTGCGCAACCCACCTACAAAACCCGTCTT AACCAAAGAGGATGTGGAATTTCGTTGGAAAATGCTGTCAGATATCCAGATAAGAACAAAAGCACTAGTTctcaatttttcttcattacCATCCCCAAGTAG GCAAGGAAGCTTACCGATCGTAGAAACCAAAACAGATTGCAATGAAGCACTAG ATGGTCTGAAGCTTTCATCATCTAAAGAGGATCTAGAGCTTCTCAAACCTCTTATT TCCGAGGATGTAACTTTTGGTCAAGTGGAG ATTAAACCGTCCAATTCTCACACTTCTTGGAAAGCATTTTGGAAGACTTGCGGGACAATTTGCGTGGTTTTGTGGGTGACTGCATTTCTATTTGGCTTACTCTTCCTCTGCATGGCTTTATAA
- the LOC107412258 gene encoding uncharacterized protein LOC107412258 isoform X3 — MGWQSLVMDAWIREAEEASKLVEDLENKYKNKNPEQWRLRDAGLSKLLELGVKLDRLESLLRNPPTKPVLTKEDVEFRWKMLSDIQIRTKALVLNFSSLPSPSRQGSLPIVETKTDCNEALDGLKLSSSKEDLELLKPLIIKPSNSHTSWKAFWKTCGTICVVLWVTAFLFGLLFLCMAL; from the exons atggGTTGGCAGTCTCTGGTAATGGATGCATGGATTAGAGAAGCAGAGGAGGCTTCTAAGTTGGTGGAAGATTTAGAAAACAAATACAAGAACAAAAACCCAGAACAATGGAGACTCAGAGACGCTGGTTTATCCAAGCTTTTGGAGCTTGGAGTGAAGCTTGATCGCCTTGAATCACTCCTGCGCAACCCACCTACAAAACCCGTCTT AACCAAAGAGGATGTGGAATTTCGTTGGAAAATGCTGTCAGATATCCAGATAAGAACAAAAGCACTAGTTctcaatttttcttcattacCATCCCCAAGTAG GCAAGGAAGCTTACCGATCGTAGAAACCAAAACAGATTGCAATGAAGCACTAG ATGGTCTGAAGCTTTCATCATCTAAAGAGGATCTAGAGCTTCTCAAACCTCTTATT ATTAAACCGTCCAATTCTCACACTTCTTGGAAAGCATTTTGGAAGACTTGCGGGACAATTTGCGTGGTTTTGTGGGTGACTGCATTTCTATTTGGCTTACTCTTCCTCTGCATGGCTTTATAA